A single region of the Sphingomonas sp. LY29 genome encodes:
- the gcvT gene encoding glycine cleavage system aminomethyltransferase GcvT: MAETTEPTHTLPLDRWHRDQGARMVPFAGYEMPVQYEGIMAEHLWARTHAGLFDVSHMGQLLFHGPDLDKALETLLPGDLQMLKDGRLRYSMLLSEDGGIIDDLMATRRGDHFYLVVNGATKDGDIEQFERRLPRTVAMDHMKEQALLALQGPEAAAALDAIVPGVGDLVFMQAALFRWNEKPLWISRSGYTGEDGFEISVASRDVEALADALLADERVKPIGLGARDSLRLEAGLPLYGHDLDGGTTPVMADLTFAIGKRRRAEGGFAGALRIMAELDNGAAQKRVGLLVDGKQPVREGALILDDEGNEIGRVTSGGHSPSLGRPIAMGYVATAAAEPGTRLKLEQRGKIFEGEVTAMPFVPHRYHRKQGVTA, translated from the coding sequence ATGGCCGAGACGACCGAACCGACCCACACCTTGCCGCTCGATCGCTGGCACCGAGACCAGGGCGCGCGCATGGTCCCGTTCGCGGGCTATGAAATGCCCGTCCAGTACGAAGGCATCATGGCCGAGCATTTGTGGGCCCGCACCCACGCGGGGCTATTCGACGTCAGCCACATGGGCCAATTGCTGTTCCACGGCCCCGATCTCGACAAGGCGCTCGAAACGCTCCTTCCCGGCGACCTGCAGATGCTGAAGGACGGGCGCCTCCGCTACTCGATGCTGCTGTCCGAGGATGGCGGGATCATCGACGACCTGATGGCCACGCGCCGCGGCGATCATTTCTACCTCGTCGTCAACGGCGCGACGAAGGACGGCGACATCGAGCAGTTCGAGCGTCGCCTGCCGCGCACGGTCGCGATGGACCATATGAAGGAGCAGGCGCTCCTTGCACTCCAGGGTCCCGAGGCCGCCGCGGCGCTCGACGCGATCGTCCCGGGCGTGGGCGACCTCGTCTTCATGCAGGCGGCGCTGTTCCGCTGGAACGAAAAGCCGCTGTGGATCAGCCGCTCGGGCTACACCGGCGAGGACGGCTTTGAAATTTCGGTGGCGTCGCGCGATGTCGAGGCCTTGGCCGACGCTTTGCTTGCCGATGAGCGCGTGAAGCCAATCGGCCTCGGCGCCCGCGACTCGCTCCGGCTCGAGGCCGGTCTGCCGCTCTACGGCCACGACCTCGACGGCGGCACCACGCCGGTCATGGCCGACCTCACCTTCGCGATCGGGAAGCGTCGCCGCGCCGAGGGCGGCTTCGCCGGCGCGCTCCGCATCATGGCGGAACTCGACAATGGCGCCGCACAGAAGCGCGTCGGCCTCCTCGTCGACGGCAAGCAACCGGTGCGCGAAGGCGCGCTGATCCTCGACGACGAGGGCAATGAGATCGGACGGGTTACCAGCGGCGGCCATTCGCCCTCGCTCGGTCGCCCGATCGCCATGGGCTATGTCGCGACCGCCGCCGCCGAGCCAGGCACCCGCCTAAAGCTGGAGCAGCGCGGCAAGATTTTCGAGGGCGAGGTGACGGCGATGCCGTTCGTGCCCCATCGCTACCATCGCAAGCAGGGAGTAACCGCATGA
- the gcvH gene encoding glycine cleavage system protein GcvH, protein MSLYFTGEHEWIRVEGDTATIGISDHAQHALGDIVFAEVPEQGRALNKGDEAAVVESVKAASDVYAPIAGEVIEGNPALADDPSLVNRDPEGEGWFFKMTLADAAELEGLMDETAYREWVKTL, encoded by the coding sequence ATGAGCCTCTATTTCACCGGCGAGCATGAGTGGATCCGGGTCGAAGGCGACACCGCGACCATCGGCATCAGTGACCATGCGCAGCACGCGCTGGGCGACATCGTCTTCGCCGAGGTGCCAGAGCAAGGCCGCGCGCTGAATAAGGGTGACGAGGCCGCGGTGGTCGAATCGGTCAAGGCTGCCAGCGACGTCTACGCCCCGATCGCGGGTGAGGTGATCGAGGGCAATCCGGCGCTCGCCGACGACCCGTCGCTCGTCAATCGCGATCCCGAGGGCGAGGGCTGGTTCTTCAAGATGACGCTCGCCGACGCGGCCGAACTCGAAGGCCTGATGGACGAGACCGCCTATCGCGAATGGGTGAAGACGCTCTGA